The bacterium 336/3 genome includes the window CCCACCAAAATCCTAAGAATTATAAAGACCTCAAAAGTGAGTTATCTAAACTTGTAGAAAAACAAGTAAGTACTCATCAAAATACTATTATTCAAGCGATTAGGTCTCATAAAGCAGAAGAAATAGCTAAAAAAGCTAACAACTTATTCAAAAAATTTAAAGAAGACTTAGAAGAGCAAAGAACAAGTGTTGGTTATGTGGGTACAGTCGTTTCTGATACTATTAAAGTTTACCTAAAACAATTTGACACCTTAGAAAAAGAAAATTCTACTTTTATTTTTCCTGTAAACAAATAAGAATCAAAATATTATAAAATATTTTTAAAGTTAATTCTACTAAATTATTTTTACTGAATATTTAAGTATTTTTGGTAGAAAATATATTGTATATATTATCTGTCATTATTTTATAATATAAAAATTGGTGGAAATTATAAATTTATATAAAAAGTAGTAAGGGATTAAAAAATCATTTTTTAATCCCTTTTACAGTTATAATCTACTTCTCATAGCTTCAAACATTTGAACTAATGTAGATTTTAAATCATATTTGTAACTCCACTCTGGGTAATGCTGTTTAAACTTAGAAACATCTGAAACCCACCAAATATGATCTCCAATACGATTATCTTCAACATAACTATAATTCATTTTATTTCCTGTAATTTCTTCACAAAGAACTATTCCTTCTTGCATAGAACAGTTAGAAAAACGACTACCCCCAGCATTATATACTTCTCCTTGTCTTGGATTCTGGTAAAAATGCCAAAACATATTCACCAAATCCCAAGAATGAATATTATCTCTTACTTGCTTACCTTTATATCCAAAAACACTATAATGATTACCTGTAATAGCACATTTCATCAAATATGATAGGAACCCATGTAATTGAGTGCCAGAATGTTGAGGACCTGTCAGACAACCTCCCCTAAATACACCTACATTCATACCAAAATATCTTCCATATTCCTGAGCTACAACATCACCAGCTACCTTAGAAGCTCCAAATAAAGAATGTTTGGTTTGGTCAATACTCATGGTTTCATCTATTCCATTTTTATAATAAGCATGGTTTTCTGAAATTTCCCAACGAGTCTCAAGTTCAACTAATGGTAGATAGTTAGGAGTATCTCCATATACTTTGTTAGTTGAAGTGAAGATAAAAACAGCTTTTTCAGCGTATAGCCTTGTTAATTCTAAAAGATTAAGCGTTCCGTTGGCATTAATCGTAAAATCTGTGAGGGGCTCTTTGGCTGCCCAGTCGTGGCTTGGCTGAGCTGCTGTGTGTACAATGAGTTTTATATCACTACCATACTTCTTAAAAATAGTTTCTACATCTGTATAATTACGAATGTCTAAACTATAATGTTCATAATTATCTACTTGTTTTTGAAGGCGTTCTATATTCCATTGAACAGAGGCATCTGTTCCAAATAAAGTTTGTCTGTAGTTATTGTCAATACCAATTACTTTATCAAACTTTTGGCAAAAAAAATTAACAGATTCGCTTCCTATGAGTCCAGCGGAACCTGTAACAATAGCTATTTTCATATTTTATGATTAATTTAATTCTTTCTTTTTAAAATCTCCTCTAGAAAAAAACTTCTCTATAAGACAATACAAAAGTATAAAAAAGTATCGACTTCCCATCTCTTTAATTTTAAGTTTAGAGACTCCATATTTCCGATTTGTCCAAGAATTTGGCAAAACTGCATAAGAATAGCCCCTTACAATTGCTTTTAAAGGTAATTCTAATGTGAGATTGAAGTGAGGAGATAAAAATGGTTTTAAGCCTTCCATTGTTTCTCTTTTGTAAAGTTTAAAAGCATTTGTAGTATCATTATAACGCATACCAACAGTAACTTTTACAATGAAATTAGCTAAACGATTGATGATTTTTTTTACTTTGGGGTAATCTATTACTTTTCCACCTTTCATAAATCTGCTTCCAAATACACAATCAAAATTTCCATCAATCATTTTTCTATAGAATTTGACTAAATCTTTTGGGTCATCAGAGAGATCTGCCATCATAATTGCCACACAATCACCTGAAAATCTTTCTAAGCCATATCGAACCGCATATCCAAAACCATTAGGACCTTTGTTTGTATAGTATTTAAGTGTAGGTATTTCTTTTGATAATTGTTCTAAAGTTACCAGAGTATTGTCTTTGGAATTATCATTTACCACAACTATTTCATGTTCAATTTGCTCTTGTAAAAGCTCTTGGTAAACATCTTGAAGCGTTTCCGTGATAGAGCCTTCTTCATTATAAGCAGGTATAACAATGCTTAATTTCATATTTTTTATAACAATAATTTTTTTAACTGAATTTTGATGGTACTTTTTATGCCTTTTGGTTGTGTATTGACAATTTTAAATGCTGTAATATTAGGATTTTCTTTTCCTTTATAAACTTGCAATGCCAAAGCTTCTAAATTATCTAAAACTTGTTTATTAATTAAAATACCCTCTTTAGCAATTGTTAGAGGCAATCGAAAAGGATGTTCTATACCATTTTCAAATCGTAAATAAATAACAACGTGAGGTGGTTGGAATAGCAAACGTCTTATTTTACCATACCAATCATGTTGGATATCTGCAAATAAATATATTAAATCATCCGTTTTAGGTATTTCAATCCATTGATTTAGGGTCAATGTATCAGATTTAATAGTTTGCCATTTTAAAGGTTTTATGGTCTTATTTTTTTTTAGTAAAAATGGTAAAGCAGATGATTCTTTGTTTTCTAAATATCCTATATTTTTATAATGATCTTCAGCTTTTTTATCTTTATTGATTTGTAAATATGCACTTACTTCAGCAGAGTAATTATTTCCATAAATATTAGCATCAAAATTAAAGTTTTGGTAATAATCAATTTGTCTTTTTTCTTTACGTCCAAAAGTAAGAAAATGATGTAGGGGACTTCTCGCAACACCTTTTTTTATTAGAGAATCAACATCAGAATATTTTTCTAGATATTTCTGAGCATCAAAATTAAAATGACTAGGCAATACTAGACTGTAATTTTGTAATAATGCAGTTTTAACACCTACATCATCCCAATATGGGTATCTATCATCAATGCTACTATTTCTATAAAAAACAAATTCTGGGGCATTAGAAGAATAGTATTTTTTTGTATTTAAATCAATAAGATATTTATTTTGAACTGCATACGATTGCATGACAGGACGTGGCGTATATTGGAGTTGATTATAATATATATTTGCTATATCCCAAGGTATTATATCAACAGACTGCTTTCCTATTTTATGAAGTATACTATCTGATATCTTTAAATGCCCTCGTAAATTATTGATTTCTTCATTTTTTTTCTGAGTATGTTTTTCTTCACTTAAATAAGAAGTATATCCTTTTATACTAAGAAATTTATGGTCTATCCATCCCCAAATTCCTTTATCAAATGAAAATAAATCTGTTTTTTGTAGTCCTATTAAAGACACAACTAAAGCTATACAAGTCGTTGTTAAAGCAAAATATTTATATATAGTTTTTTCAGAACTAATGTTCCAATAATGTAAAATAGCAAAGATACTTACAAAAGAAAAGAATGTTACATAATGTGGTTGGTCTGCTCGAACAAAAGATTGTTTTAATAAAACAAAATATATAAGCAATTGTATAGCAAATATCCATTTTAGAAAATGATCTTTCCAAAGAGTTTTGTAAAAAAATACGACCGTAAAAGAAAAATATAAAAACAAACCATTATAACCTAAATCAAAAAGCCTATCTGTTGGATTTTTGGGAGGAAAATCCAAATACATCACATCATTGTAACTACTAATGGTTTGGAGATTGCCTATAGTATAATTCCATAAATCAACACGATAAATAAGAGCAATACCTATCATCATCATTGATAATATACCTAAAGAGAGTAGTAACCATTTTATACTTATCTTTTTTAATAAAGCAAAATATCCCAAAGAACTAAAAAAAATAAATAAGGCTATCACTCCATTACTAACTTTAATAAAGTAAATTATGCTGGTTAGAATAATTGCTTGGATAAGAAAAAATTTCTTTTGTTCTTGATAGAAAAGACTTAAAAAAAAGATTTGTAAAAATATAAGCAAACTGCCTTGTTCTAAAGTAACGACAAAATATCTTTCTGAGAAAAGTATAACTACACCTAAATATAAAATTAGATAATGATAAAATCCTTTGTTTTGAGACAAAAAACGATGAAAAAAAAGAGCTAAACTTGCCATTATATAGATATCTAGTAAAGCAATCAACCATGGATTTTGAATGATTGGTAAACGTAAGGTAATGGTACTTAAAGGTCCATATGTAAAAACAATATCATTGCCAAAAGATAAGCCTTTTTCAACAGCCTGATAAATAGCAATTTGCCAAGAAGGGTCTATATGAAACCCCATTGGGTTGAAGAAGTTATCAGGAAATATGTAAATTATTAGGAAAAAAATAAATGAATATTTAAAAAAATACTCATTATTTTTAATGAACCAACTCTTAAAAAAATCAAATGTCATAATATCTTAATTCAAAATGTTTTTTAAATCAGTTTCATTGGTTTTTATCCATTTAAAAATATCTTGAATAATATCTTGTACAGAGATAGAAGGTTTCCAACCTGATAACTTTTCTATTTTTTCATTATCAGTCAAATAAATTCTTAAATCTGCTACTCGGTTTTCAACTACTTTGGTTATATCAATCTTGTTTCCTGTTACTTCTTCACAAACTTTTGTGAGTTCTTGTAGGGAAATACTAGTTTCTAAACCACCACCTACATTAAAGGTTTCACCATTTACTTTATCAAAATGATGGATTTGCCAATCAAGTAAATGAAATAAATCTTGAATATGTAAAATATCTCTCACTTGTTTTCCTTCTCCACCATAACCAAAATAACCTAGTTTTCCTTTCCAAAAATGTCTTGCTACCCATAAAACTACTACTCCCTGATCAACTTTACCCATTTGCCAAGCTCCTGTAAGAACGCCACAACGGTTAATAACTGTTTGAAGTCCAGCTAATTCATTGTATTCTTGAATTAATAACTCAGAAGCTAGTTTAGTTGTTCCATAAAATGAACGACTGCCCTGAAGTGTAAAATCTTCTGTAATTCCTTTTGAAGAAACCCCTTTTAATATTTGACTATCTGACCATTTAAATCTTGTCGTATCTTCTGTAAAATGAACATTTTCAAGATGTTTGATAGGATAAACTCGACTAGTAGAAAGAAATATAAACTTAGCTTCATTTTTTTTTGCAAGTTCTAAACAGTTAACTGTTCCAAGTAAGTTATTATTAACGACTTGTTCTACTGGAGATGTAATGCCTGCTAAAACAGATGGTTCAGCAGAAGCATCTATAACTACATCAAAACCTTCTAATTCTACTAAATCTTCTTTATTACGAATATCACCATGTATAAAATGGATATTATAAGCTTTTAAACGAGGTAAATTGAGTTCTGAACCTCTAC containing:
- a CDS encoding NAD-dependent epimerase, which encodes MKIAIVTGSAGLIGSESVNFFCQKFDKVIGIDNNYRQTLFGTDASVQWNIERLQKQVDNYEHYSLDIRNYTDVETIFKKYGSDIKLIVHTAAQPSHDWAAKEPLTDFTINANGTLNLLELTRLYAEKAVFIFTSTNKVYGDTPNYLPLVELETRWEISENHAYYKNGIDETMSIDQTKHSLFGASKVAGDVVAQEYGRYFGMNVGVFRGGCLTGPQHSGTQLHGFLSYLMKCAITGNHYSVFGYKGKQVRDNIHSWDLVNMFWHFYQNPRQGEVYNAGGSRFSNCSMQEGIVLCEEITGNKMNYSYVEDNRIGDHIWWVSDVSKFKQHYPEWSYKYDLKSTLVQMFEAMRSRL
- a CDS encoding family 2 glycosyl transferase; protein product: MKLSIVIPAYNEEGSITETLQDVYQELLQEQIEHEIVVVNDNSKDNTLVTLEQLSKEIPTLKYYTNKGPNGFGYAVRYGLERFSGDCVAIMMADLSDDPKDLVKFYRKMIDGNFDCVFGSRFMKGGKVIDYPKVKKIINRLANFIVKVTVGMRYNDTTNAFKLYKRETMEGLKPFLSPHFNLTLELPLKAIVRGYSYAVLPNSWTNRKYGVSKLKIKEMGSRYFFILLYCLIEKFFSRGDFKKKELN
- a CDS encoding 3-beta hydroxysteroid dehydrogenase translates to MKVLITGGAGFAGSNLAIYFKNKYNNYQITCLDNLKRRGSELNLPRLKAYNIHFIHGDIRNKEDLVELEGFDVVIDASAEPSVLAGITSPVEQVVNNNLLGTVNCLELAKKNEAKFIFLSTSRVYPIKHLENVHFTEDTTRFKWSDSQILKGVSSKGITEDFTLQGSRSFYGTTKLASELLIQEYNELAGLQTVINRCGVLTGAWQMGKVDQGVVVLWVARHFWKGKLGYFGYGGEGKQVRDILHIQDLFHLLDWQIHHFDKVNGETFNVGGGLETSISLQELTKVCEEVTGNKIDITKVVENRVADLRIYLTDNEKIEKLSGWKPSISVQDIIQDIFKWIKTNETDLKNILN